A stretch of DNA from Bactrocera neohumeralis isolate Rockhampton chromosome 6, APGP_CSIRO_Bneo_wtdbg2-racon-allhic-juicebox.fasta_v2, whole genome shotgun sequence:
CTTAGAATAATTCATTCCTAACCATTTCCTCACAATAAAATTGGATTCTCATCACAAAAAAGCGAGAACTTAGTCGCACGTCTTATACGTAAGGAGCAAGTTATTCTGACCTTCAGGGAAACATCAATTTTATAGACCGACAGCCTTAGGAAAAGCAAACATGCATTTCCTAAAATATAAGTgataaaattatactaaaacTAAGGCAACTCAAATATtctagcaataaaaaaatactgaaaaattaGCCAATCCGCAAAATTCAAAATGTGACCCACGTAAAATTTAGGCAGTGTGAAAAATTTGCATACGAAACTTCAATGAAAAGCAAAATTGGATGGACTAAAGAAATGCCAACCATTTCTTACACATATGAGGCAGCAAAGGTTCGGTCAGAGCGTGTAGTCCCAAGTGTCGTGCAGCCACAACGTGCTTTAGTACACTTATgccagcaattttttttttgcttaagaaACAGGAAAacaagttttcgaaattttttctacatttcAATAAATTCGCGTGAATGttcctgctgctgctgcggccgCCGCTgtggaaaattgcaaaattcacACACCtcaaaaagcagcaacaacacacgATTGCATCTTCTTTGCGACGCTTTAAGCAGTGGCGTCCGCTGGGTGCTACACACATACCTATACGTGACcgtttgtatgtttatatttatgtaagtaagtgcatatatttttacaattagcTGTAAGTATTGTCAGTTTGCTTGTTGACGCTTCGTCTGTATTGCCAGCGTATCGAGTATCGAGCTGCCATCCATTACGAATAGGAGTACTTACAGTTATGAGTATTTCGCCGGTCTTTAAAACGTGCACACGCGACGAGTATAAAATGTCTGTAATAAAAGGTTGTGGCAAGCATTAATTGTTCAGTACTTCGACGAGTCGCAACTAACCGAGCGGCCAGTCCCACCAACAAACCAACCATCCATCCAGCATCGCAAAACGAATCCGCTAGGTCGCCAACTAAAAAAACGTTACTCAACCCGTGATAtacgcgtgtgtttgtgtgaagtAAGAAGCAGCAGCTTGAAACCGTGTCCCATTTACACCAAGAAGATTGCATAATCTCTCATTAAAGATGAagtttgttattgtatttgttgttgtttgcattgTCTCCGTCATGGCTGCGCCAGCACCTCAGCAAGAAGTACAGGTTTTACGATACGATTCCGATGTGGAGCCTGAGGGATATAAATTTCTGTAAGTGTTAATGAACATGAACgtctggtatatacatacatacatacacacacataatgGAAAGTGTGCATATGTATCGCATACATGCGTGCTAAATTGGCTGCCATTCACTTGCGTTCGCGTCAGGTCGCAAGGTCAACCGCTTGCATAATTCCACGACGATTAAACCCAAACACTTAcccaaaattgtttttgttctttttcattttctccTTCACACTACTTCCTTGGCGTTGTGCCGCTGACCCACATATCGGTACCGGTAACTGCAACGGTTCCAGTGTTGAGACCAGCGATGGTAAATTACACGAGGAGGAGGGTAAACTGAAGGACGTCGGCACCGATCATGAGGCAATAGTTGTACGTGGTTCCTTCTCTTATGTCGGCGATGATGGTCAAACCTACACTGTCAATTACATAGCTGATGAGAATGGCTTCCAGCCGGAGGGCGCTCATTTGCCACGTGTCTGAGACGGTTGCATTGTTCGTAGGCGTTCCTTTTCTATCACAAATCCCATCTGATCTGTACGAGTACTGAGTTTCAAACGAGCGGGCATATCCAGCGATTTTATATTCATTGTGTTAACTAGGTTTAAGCTACATACACACAGATACTATTTACATAAGTGAACAAAAAGAACACAAAACATTGAAGTGCGAGCATGAGCAAATAAATACGAGTACACAATgttaatgacttcaaataactgAACTTGGTGTTAATTTTCAcggcaaaaaaaatttcataaaattacaGCAAAAGGTTCTATGGTTAAGTCGAACAAGTTTTATTACTTCGATTCCACCAAGCATTTTTATCTAACCCGAAGAAAACCTGAGAAAAGAAAGCTATTTCATTTTTCATGACTCTGGAAAGGAATCAACCCGGAAATAACAGTGGAACAGCTGACCTCTGCCATAAAAAACTAACAAGTGAGAAATGCGTGGATCGCTTTGGGTTACACAAAACGGGTCTTCGAGCCTTCAGCTCTTAAGAATAAATACACGAGTCAAGAATCCAGTATTTAAGTGTTAAAATATGCGCATAGTACATCTTCATGTGCATAGAAAAGCAGTCAGCTGTATgagataaagataaaaattgGTATGCAatgagtttttgttattgctctgCTAATACTTAACCGTTTATATCGATGTTTCTTAGAGTCCATGAGAAAGACATGCTTAAAATATGACTTTCCGATTGCCAAAGTTTTATCTAACACAAACAATTACGAAAAAAGAATTGGTTTTCATATGTATGACACTATATAATTTAGAAGATTCATatggctttattttatttcatctcCGGCACCACTTGCTcgataaatattgttttacctGTAAAGGTAAAGGGTCTAACTATGAACtagaaataaaatggcaaatatggttattttttgggaatttttccttttttagaaattaaaattagaacaCGTGTTTGatcataactcgaactcttctCGTcgaatagcaaaaaaatattttgactctGAACATGTCTTCAgatttattacatatttgtatagATGATTTTTAGAAATCTTAAAAGATGAATGTATATAAATCATATCTGAACTAGAATAGGTTAGCTTGGTCTGGTAGGCTAGTGAGATACGCGTAGATCAGTTTTGATCCTTTGCAATGCCAAATGCAGTGCTGTTACATAATTCatgacaatttttaaaagatattgCGGCCTTACTATCGATACTTTTTCAGCGTCTCATAGCGTGGGGCTCCAGATGCTTGAAGTTTTGCCTTGCTAAACAGGACAAGGGCAAACAGATTCTCCATTGTTTCCTTTGTGCTTTCCCTGTAGTCATCTCGATCTGTTAGCTCTATTCAGCAGACGTGTGCCGCCACCAGACTGTGACCAGTAAATATTCCAATCATGTTCCTACCGTCCCTTCTATCAAGAATGAGTACGAACTTTGTGTATTTTTGAACTACCGCTTtgtacatgacttttgcagttttgcactcCGGTAGATTATTCCATCACGTTTTAACCTTCCTTGTCTTGATATTGTCCAGATCGTCGTAAAGACAATACATGTATTAACCAATGTCTACGTTTTCCGGTACGAACCTGCCATTCAGTAGAAGGGACGTCCCTTCTGACGAAATCTCGATTTCTGCCCAGCTTCTCAATACACTTCTGACCCTGCTGCTTGGCCGTCTGCGCAGATGTTAACTCTGGAGTTTGCTGCTGTTATATTAGAGGCTCTGTGGTCTAAATATTATTACAGTAATCGtacacattatatatgtatatcgagtTCATTATATCAAACTATCTTTAACTAccctttataaaattttaactacaAAGATTTGAACCTTTATGCCTTCAGGCGAGTGCAAGTACCATAAATAGGATAGTTTTCTTTTAGTTCTCCAACTGCTTTGATATGTTTTATTGGTAGGAACGtcgataatattcaaaattgctCATATTTTCTAAGCCACTTAAAaagttgttaataaaaaatatgtttctttggtttttcttaacaatcgattattttatatttattttttcaactatttaCAACTAGGCAACAACGTGTCAgctttttgctaattttgaaacaaattaagCAACTGGAATATGGGCACCTTGGGGTTGGAAACCGTTCTCATCAGCGATGTAGTTGACGGTGTAAACTTGACCATCATCACCGGTGTAAGAGTATGAGCCTTGGACGGAGATAGCTTCCTGTTCGGTGCCCAAGTTCTTGATCTTTCCAGATTCTTCTGATCTGATGCCGTTGCTGGTTTCTTGGCTGCAATAAGCAatacaatttgtttattaatgaTTGTTCTTACAAAAGTAGAAcacaattacaaaacaaaagtattttcttAGCTCAACTTACGCATATTCGTAGTTCAGTGGCTCTACATTCGAGTCCAAACGCACGATCTGGGCATCTTGGTCGGAGTTGGCCATGGCGACGGCGAAGAGAGCAACGAAAACAATGACGAATTTCATTTTGGCAAAAGATAAATGTGGAGCGATTTGAAGAGCTACTAAAACGCTGTTGACTGCTGGTAAGCTAATGATGACAATTTGATGATGTGACAGAGTATTTATAACAGCCCAAAGCCACGTACGGTCTTCTGCATTGTTGTTATACGATTTGGTCTTGTTTTAGTTTCATTTGGTTTATTTGTGGATCTTGAATATCGCAGCGGACATTGCAACAATTTTCTGGgtgttgttaattttatttatcattttgtCTTTCTAgtagttttactaatttttgttgttttcattttaaatcGAGGCATTTTGTCTTCGCTTTGGCTGGACACAGCTTTAAGGGCGTTCCGTTGCAGCTTCATATGTGCGGAATGTTGAAATGCATTAACTGGCCGCGACTAAAGGTGACGTTCATCTTTTGGGAACCCGTTTTCTTATGCGCTCATTTCCTTTTGTTCAATAACAATACCGTTTTCGTAACCAACAACCTACTCCAACaaagtaaacacacacacatactcacgcATTTAAACAGGCGCACAAACGAGTAAGGCAGCAATGCTAATGCCGGCACTTCAAAGGTTGAGCTGAGGGCAGGCATGGCAGAGCATGAAATTcgcaaattacaaatgttttgtgcatgtgtgtgtaccCGATCTTATGTTGgccatatattacatacatatgtatataccatcgatgtttcaaatacatatgtaggtgtggTATTACAACTCAAAGCTGATGTGGTTAGTTAATATgcgaataattaattatatataaataaattaaactgaATGTGGGTGATTAGTTAACACACAACATGCATATAAATTAGTTTTGATAAGTTAAGTGCATAATTTTAACTTCCAAACCAAACTTCGCATTTTCGCAGAATTTCTTTATTACAACAAATTTATAGGTAAACAAACATAACTGTAGTTCTGGctgctgtaatacccttcaaagGCGTATTTCTTAAAATCAGGGACTAGTTTGCGTCTATACAGACGGACGGTTAGACAAATGGTCGGTGTTaaaccgactcagctcgtcacgtttatcatttatatatgatatataccTATAGGATCTCCGGCGCTTACTGTTATTTGTTACAAACTTTTTCAATAAGAATTTTTCGGAAGAATTACTTTTAAGCCTTTGAACCTATTACTGGTCCGTAagaaattatgttattattttccTTAAACTACTCTTCTCCAGCAGCATATTTTGGATCGcacaacaatataaaatattccggCCATTACCTCGTCACATAATCACCTTtcatatggatatatgtatttaaagtaatttatatgtatacaagtaacaattcaaattttgttttatcgcAGAAAGCTTAAGCAGCATTGCCGGTAGTATGGGTCTTTCATTATTTAGTTTGTCGAACAAATTTGCATGACGTATCTCTCTCAACTCCTACcacatatatttgatttttgcaGTTCGATCACGATTATAAAACTAGCGCTTGCAGACGCATTTTATTCATTCACAAACTCAACGTTGTTTATAGCGCTCAGCATTCACACATCAGATAAAATGAAATTCGTTATTGTGTTTTTTGCTTTATTCGCTGTTGCCTTCGCAGCTCCACAAAAGGATGCCGAGACATTGCGTTATGACTCGCAGGTCGAACCATTGAACTATCAATACAAGTAAGTCACGAACATCTTCTGAAACACAATTTGCAAATATTCATATTCTCctctttttctttcttctttaacTATAAAGCGTTGAGACCAGTGATGGAAAAGCTGCCCAAGAACAGGGTGTAGTGCAA
This window harbors:
- the LOC126761157 gene encoding larval cuticle protein 65Ag1-like, which encodes MKFVIVFVVVCIVSVMAAPAPQQEVQVLRYDSDVEPEGYKFLVETSDGKLHEEEGKLKDVGTDHEAIVVRGSFSYVGDDGQTYTVNYIADENGFQPEGAHLPRV
- the LOC126761462 gene encoding larval cuticle protein 65Ag1-like — its product is MKFVIVFVALFAVAMANSDQDAQIVRLDSNVEPLNYEYAQETSNGIRSEESGKIKNLGTEQEAISVQGSYSYTGDDGQVYTVNYIADENGFQPQGAHIPVA
- the LOC126761229 gene encoding larval cuticle protein 65Ag1-like — its product is MKFVIVFFALFAVAFAAPQKDAETLRYDSQVEPLNYQYNVETSDGKAAQEQGVVQDLGSEDEAIAVRGFYSYIGDDGQTYRVDYIADKNGFQPQGAHIPVA